TAGCTCCCTGGGACTCAAGATTAAGATGTCTTGGGAGACGGAAAACACGTACGGTTCGATAGCCTTAAGCCTATCATTTTCCACTTCCTGTAACGATCCGTTTAAGTATAAGCGTGATATTAGTTCAGCCTCTTTTTACGATGCATACGGAGACACTTTGACACaattggtattattattatttttccacaCACAGGCGGGCAGGTTTTTAATGCAGTGGTGTTAGTTGTGCAGGAATGacatatttcagctttataaaCGAACTTTATTAGTTAATTCGTGAAAACATCTCTACAATTGACTAACTAATACACAGAATCAGTATTTAAACGGACACACTTAAGTTATGAATATGAACACCCCATTCATTACTATAACGATCGACTGGCAGAGCGAATCGTTAAGCACCAAAAATGAGTCATATTTACATTTCCAGTAGTTTTTACAGAACCGAATAAGAGCTTTCGAGACGCGGCGTGATGCGTTGCGACTGCGTCAAGGTCATTATTGATCGTTTTAGCATTGAGATTTAACCCCGGATCCGTTTGCAGCTGTACATTTCAATACAGGATAGCCAGAAAAAGAAttagaaaaagacaaaattatttacatgttcaGTACGGTACGTGCACGGGTGCGTATATAAAATTTACTCGAGCAAAATTCTCATAACTCATCCACCTCTCTTTTAAAAGCAGGGAGCTGCAGATCCCGGTTTCATTACAAACATCTCAGCAGACAGAGCGACCCAGTGGATGTCCTTCGCCAAAAACACTGCCATCTTACACATCCTTctgaagaaacagaaacacaaagtcAGAGAAAGATCCCCCAGATCCGTTCCTGTAGCATTACAGCCTCATTTACTTGCATTTTATCAAccaattgaaatatatatatatatattgcaatgtTAAATGACAGTATGTTACCGCGCTAAAATGCACAGCGCAGAAGATGGTGATGATGAGGATGCCGATGATGATGGAGGCGATGGACACATAGAGCGCCATCTTCCCTAAACGCCTTGAACCCTCGTAATCTCCCTGATCGTAACTATTTCTGGACTATAAAGAAGATACAGAAGACAAATTCGAATTAAAACGTTTAGAGACCAAACTTCCCGCTCTCTTTTTGTGACGTTCATCCAGTCGAACTCACATCAGCAATCAAACCTACAATTATCTTGCGTAtgtctgcaagatgtctgttaagCATGGCTTCGTTCGTGTACAACATCTGAGAAACATTAAGATGTCGGTTTTACATACATTCAAATCATAAAGACATAACAGGAACTGTGTCGCACGTTAATATGCTTTTTAGTTAGATGTTGAGATTTTTTAATACACGTGTTCGTTTGCAGATTTCATGGATGCAACACGCCATGTTTTCTGGCAAACTGGCAACCAAAAACTGGCAACCAGGGGCGTTGTAATCCTATTGGGTAAACCGGGAGTGGGCGGAgtcaccaaaacaaaaacagacattccgACATGGACACAAGCGTTTTTTTCAACGCAAGCCCTTGATTTCACTCAGACTTTAATATTAATGCAGATCAAATCTTAAGCAGTGCATTTGTTGACTCACCATTACAGAGAAGACCAGGGCTAAAATATTGACAGGGTAGGCTGGACAGAAGCAGGTAAGGATGGTCAGGAGCAGGTAGTTTTTTAGAGGAGGTCGTGGAGTTGT
This genomic interval from Puntigrus tetrazona isolate hp1 chromosome 5, ASM1883169v1, whole genome shotgun sequence contains the following:
- the LOC122346085 gene encoding transmembrane protein 233-like, with product MATGGSQTNAKSSLNGSMDLYHSWFGSTTPRPPLKNYLLLTILTCFCPAYPVNILALVFSVMSRNSYDQGDYEGSRRLGKMALYVSIASIIIGILIITIFCAVHFSAKDV